The Streptomyces sp. NBC_00510 genomic interval CACGTGGTGACCAGGGTGGTGGGCCGCCCCAGCCGGTGCAGGCCGACCGCGACGTTGGCCGGGCTGCCGCCCGGCACGGGGGTGACCTGCCGCTCCCCGGAACGCCACAGCAGGTCGACGAGGACCTCGCCGACGACGCCGACGCGGGAGGGGGAGGACGGAGCGCTCATGCGGGCAGCATAGGAGGCCGTCGTACGGGCGCCGGAGCGGTGTCGGACCCGGCCGGTGGCGCCGCTCCGGCGGTGATTGGAGAAACCCCACTAAGGCTCGGGTGACGAAGCTCACGCTCGGCGCCGCATCCTTGTAGGAAGGCGACCAACGCCGTGATCAGGCCTTTGTGATCGGCGGACGATGATCGGCGGGGGCGAGGCGGGTTAACGTCACGGTGTCCCGAACCGACCCTCACCCCGCGGAGTCACCCGATGGCCAGCGCAGTTCCCGCCGCTTCCGCCGTACGGACCCACCCGGTCCTCGCCGACCTCATCCCCGCGTCGCGGTTGCGCGACGTGGCCCTCGTCGCCGGTGGCGCCGTACTGACCGGCCTGGCCGCGCAGTTGTCGGTCCCGGTCCCCGGGTCGCCGGTGCCCGTGACGGGCCAGACCTTCGCCGCGCTGCTGGTGGGCACCGCCCTCGGCGCTCGCCGCGGCTTCCTGGCGCTCGCGCTGTACGCGGTCGCCGGTGTCGCAGGCGTGCCGTGGTTCGCGGAGGGTTCGTCGGGCGCTGCGGCGCCGAGCTTCGGCTACATCCTCGGCATGGCGCTGGCGTCGGCGCTCGTGGGCGCGCTGGCCCGGCGGGGTGCGGACCGCAGCGTGTGGCGGATGGCCGGCGTCATGGTGGCCGGCAGCGCCGTCACCTACGCCGTGGGCGTCCCCTACCTCGCGCTGGCCGCGCACCTGACGCTGGGCCAGGCCGTGGCGCTGGGCCTGACCCCGTACCTCATCGGCGACGCGCTGAAGGCCGCCCTCGCCATGGGCGCGCTGCCCGCCGCCTGGAAGCTGGTCGACTGGCGCGACTGACCGGCCACGACCTGCGACGCACCCGGGTGGGGGCGGGGCGAAGGCCCCGCCCCCACCCGTTCTCCGTCAGTGCCGTGGCGCCGGCCCGCGCCGGGTCAGCCACAGGCCCGCGCCGCCCGCGGCCAGCAGCAGGCCGCCGCCCAGCAGGAGGACGGCCGTGCGGCCGGGGGCGCCGGTGTCCGGCAGCGTGCCGGGTGCGGAGGGACCGGCGCTCGCGGAGGTGTCGGGGCCGAAGGGCACGTTGTCGGTGCCCAGCAGCAGCGGGGTGTCGGGGGCGTTCGGCGTTGGCTTGCCGGTGCCGAACGGAACCGGTCCCTGCTGCCACAGCAGGGTGCCGGTGTCGCCGAGCATCACGGGCAGGCAGATCTTGCCCTTGCCCTGGAGGTCGTAGGTCGCGGACACGGTGTAGGTCCTGCTCTTCCCCGCGGCCAGTTTTCCGACGGCGCAGCTGAATCCGCTGTTGGAACCGTCCGGGAGCTGTGCCTTCGGAATCGGGTCGCAGCCCCGCACGGCGGTCACCGCGAGGGCGTCGAAACCGACCACCAGGAGCCGGAGCCCAGGGGACTGGGCGTCACTCTTGTTGACCACCCGGGCCGTGATCGAGGTCTTTTCTGTCGTGTTGTCGACGGAGATCCTGGACGGCAGTTCCGTGCTCACCTTCACCCCGGCCGGGGCGCTCGGACCAGGCGTACCCCCCTGGCCGCTGCCCGGCACGGGCTCGGCACCGTACACAGGTCCGGCGAACGCCAGCGCCAGCACCGCGGCCGCCGCGGCCGATTTCCGAACATGAATTCGCCGATTGAAAAGGCGCATTTTTCTTCCCTCTTCTGCCCCGCATCAGCGGTATCTGAAGAGAGGTACCACAAGATTCCGGGCAACTATGCTGTCATGGTGGCAAGTTCATACTTCTGTCCCGGTCCCCGCGTGAATTGCGGGCCACCGGACAGGAATTGAGGGGCATGGGGAATTCTTCCCGCAGTGGGGAGTCCGGGCATGGTGGGAAATGCGGGTGGTGAGGTGCGCGGCCGGCTGGTGGTCGGCCGCTACCGACTGGGGGAGCCGATCGGTCAGGGCGGCATGGGCCGCGTCTGGCGGGCGGTCGACGAGGTGCTGGACCGGCAGGTCGCGGTCAAGGAGATGCGACTGGACGACATGGAGGCGGAGGACGCCCGGGTCCGTCGCGAGCGCAGCCTGCGGGAGGCGCGCGCCACGGCCCGGATCGACCACCCGAACGTGGTCCGGATCTACGACGTGGTCCAGGAGGACGACCGGCTCTGGATCGTGATGGAGCTGGTCGACTGCCGGTCCCTGGAACAGATGCTGGCGCAGGACGGCCCGGTGGCCGTGACCGAGGCCGTACGGATCGGGACCGGGCTGGCCCGCGCGCTGCGCGAGGTGCACGCGGTCGGCGTGCTGCACCGCGACATCAAGCCCGGCAACGTGCTGATCGACGCCCGGGGACGGGTCGTCCTCACCGACTTCGGCATCGCGGCGATCCAGGACGCCACGGCGCTGACGATGGCCGGGATGCTGGTCGGCTCGCCCGACTACATGGCCCCCGAGCGCGTGGAGGGCCGCCACCAGGGACCGCCGTCGGACCTGTGGTCCCTGGGCGCGACCCTCTGCGCCGCCCTCGAGGGCAGGTCCCCGTTCTCCCGCGCCACCACCCTGGCCACGCTGCACGCGGTGCTCTACGAGGAGCCCCTGCTGCCGGCCGGCGCCGGGCCGCTCCACGGCACCCTGGCGGCCCTGCTGCGCAAGGACCCGGCGGAGCGGATGACCCTGGACGGCCTCGACGAGGCGCTCGCGGCCCTCGCCGCGCCCCCGGGCGGCCCGACCGTCGTCACCCGGCAGGCGCCGCCGCCCCCGGAGGAGGGGCGCACCCCGACGCTCGCCGTCGGACGGGCCGCCCGGGAGCCGGCTGGCGGACCGGAAGCGGCGCCCGAGCCGCAGGACGCCGTCCCGCCGGGCTGGGAGCGCCGCATCACGGAGGCATCACCGGCGCCAGGACCGGAACCGGACCCCGGACCGCGACAGGGCCCCGGACCGGAGCCGGACCCCGCGGCGCCGCCGGTGTCCCCGCGCCCCCCGGCCTCCTCGCGCGTCCGACGGGTGGCCCTGCTGACCGCCGCGGGAGCGTCCGCCGCGGCCGTCGCCGTCACCGCCGTCCTGCTCACTGCGCCGCGCACCGGCCATCGCGAGGGCCCCGTCGTCGCGGGCACCAGCCGTCCCCCGTCCACCGGCGCCACCTCGTCCACCGGCACGTCCACCGGCACTCCCGCCCCCGGGGAGCGCAACGAGACCGGCTTCGCCTGGGAGCCGCCGCGGGGCTGGACGCGCAGCGCCAAGAGCCCGTCCAACGTCCACTACCACGCCCCGGACGGACGGCAGGAGATCGCCGCCTCGTACGCACTCGCACGGGGCGGCGATCTCCTGGAGCAGTGGCGCGCCTTCGAGGCCGGTTCCCACGACGTGCCCGGCTACCGGAAGACCCGGCTGGAGCGGACGTCGTTCCGCGGTCGTCCCGCCGTCGTGTGGGAGTACGCCTTCACCCAGGCCGGCGCGCCCTGGCGGGCGCGGCAGCTCGGCTTCACCGAGGGGGGCAAGTCGTACCAGCTGAACGTCTGGTACGCGGCTTCCGCCGAGTCCGCCGCGCTGGCCGCCTACGACCGGGTGGGGGAGTCCTTCCGGCCCTTGTGAAGCAGCTGGCGCACCACCGCGACGGCGACCACGCCGAGCCCCACCAGCACCGAGACGACCACCTGGTCCCGACCGCCGCCGTCGGCGGTGTCGGTGAGCATGTAGCCGAGCACGAACACGATCATCGCGATCGTCGCCCAGGTCAGGTACGGGTACAGCCACATCCGCACCCGCAGCCGCTCCGGGGCCTCCTTCAGGATGATCTTCCGCATGCGCAGCTGGGAGAAGCAGATCACCAGCCACACGAACAGCGCGATCGCACCGGAGGCGTTGAGCAGGAAGAGGAAGACGGTGTCGGGGTACTTGTAGTTGAAGAAGACCGCGACGAAGCCGAAGACGACCGAGCCCAGGATCGCCGCCTGCGGCACACCGCGCTTGGTGGTGCGGGCGAACGCCTTCGGCGCGTCACCGCGCCGGCCCAGCGAGAAGGCCATGCGCGAGGCCGTGTAGAGGCCGGAGTTGAGGCAGGACAGCACGGCCGTGAGCACGATCACGTTCATGATCTGGCCGGCGTGCGCGATGCCGATCGAGTTCAGCGCGGCGACGTAGGAGCCGTCCTTGGCGATCGACGGGTCGTTCCACGGCAGCAGCGACACCACGATGAAGATCGAGCCCAGGTAGAAGACGCCGATCCGCCAGATCACGCTGTTGGTGGCCTTGGTGACCGCGCGCTCGGGGTCGGCGGACTCGCCCGCGGCCAGTGTGACGATCTCGCTGCCCATGAAGGAGAACACGACCAGTAGCACACCGGTGAGGATCTTGCCGGGGCCGTTGGGGAGGAAGCCGCCGTGCGCGGTGAGGTTGCCCAGCCCCACGGCGTCGTCGTGGCTGCCGGGCAGCACGCCGAAGACCGCGAGCGCGCCGAGCACGATGAAGCCGGCGATGGCCACGACCTTGATCCCGGCGAACCAGAACTCGAACTCGCCGTAGGAGGCCACCGAGGCCAGGTTGGTCGCGGTGAGCACGACCATCACGATCAGCGCCCAGCCCCACTGGGGCACGGCCGGGACCCAGCCCTCCAGGATCTTGGCCCCGGCGGTCGCCTCGACCGCCAGCACCACGACCCAGAAGAACCAGTACAGCCAGCCGATGGAGAAGCCGGCCCAGCGGCCCAGCGCGCGATCGGCGTAGGCGGAGAAGGAGCCGGAGGTGGGGTTCGCGGCCGCCATCTCGCCCAGCATGCGCATGACGAAGACGACCATGGTGCCGACGAGGGCGTACGACAGGAGGATGCCGGGGCCGGCGGCGGCGATGCCGGAGGCGGAGCCGACGAAGAGGCCGGCGCCGATCACGCCGCCGATCGCGATCATCGACAGGTGGCGGTTCTTGAGCCCGGCCTTCAGGCCCGAGCCGTCCTGCTGTTCCGTCGCGGCCTCGTGGGCCGGAGCGGTGGAGTCGGCCACTGGGGTGGGGGGACGTGTACTCATGGGGTGGCATGAAACACGGCCCGGCTGGACCGGGGGAACCTTTGATTCCGTTTTGTTGTCTTACCCTCAAGGCACCCTCAAATCCCCCTCACGCAACACCCACGGCATGTCGCCCAGCGTGCCCGTGCGACACTCGTCCGTATGCGCGTGTACCTCGGTTCCGACCATGCCGGCTTTGAACTCAAGAACCACCTTGTGGAGTGGCTCGAGGCCAACGGGCACGAGCCCGTCGACTGCGGCCCGCACATTTACGACGCCCAGGACGACTACCCGCCGTTCTGCCTGCGCGCCGCGGAGCGCACCGCCGCGGACCCCGGCTCCCTCGGCATCGTGATCGGCGGCTCGGGCAACGGCGAGGCCATCGCGGCCAACAAGGTCAAGGGCGTGCGGGCCGCGCTCGCCTGGAGCCAGGAGACCGCGACCCTCGGCCGCGAGCACAACGACGCCAACGTCATCAGCATCGGCGCCCGCATGCACACCACCGACGAGGCCACCAAGTTCGTCGAGGTCTTCCTCGGCACGCCCTACTCGGGTGAGCCGCGCCACACCCGCCGCATCGACATGCTCACCGCGTACGAGACCACCGGCGAGCTGCCCCCGATCCCGCCGCACCACCCGCAGGAGGGCTGATCCGGGCATGCCCGAGGGGCATACGATCCACCGCCTCGCCGCGGACCACGAGGAACGCTTCGCCGGCCGGGTGGTCCGCGCGAACAGTCCGCAGGGCAAGTTCTCCGACGGCGCCGCCCTCCTGGACGGCGCCGTGATGGAGTCCGCGGAGGCCCACGGCAAGCACCTCTTCCTGGGGTTCGGCCCGGTCGGCTGGGTCCACGTCCACCTCGGGCTGTACGGGAAGTCCGGTTTCGGCACCGGGCCGGGCGGGGCCCCCGTCGGCCAGGTCAGGCTGCGCCTGGCCACCGACGAGCACCACGCCGACCTGCGCGGTCCGACGGCCTGCGAGCTGATCACCGGGGCCGAGAAGCAGGCGATACACGACCGGCTCGGCCCGGACCCGCTGCGGCCCGCCGACACCGGGGAGCGCGCCTGGGCCCGCGTGGCGCGCAGCCGCACCAGCGTCGCCGCGCTGCTCATGGACCAGAAGGTCGTCGCCGGCGTCGGCAACGTCTACCGTGCGGAGGTCCTCTTCCGCCACGGCGTCGACCCGTACCTGGCGGGACGCGACCTGGACCGCGCGCGGTGGGACGCGATCTGGGCCGATCTGGTCGCCCTGATGCGCGAGGGCGTGCGGAACAACCGCATCGACACCGTCCGCCCCGAGCACACCCCCGAGGCCATGGGCCGTCCGCCGCGCGTCGACGACCACGGCGGCGAGGTCTACGTCTACCGCCGGGCGGGGATGCCGTGCCACGTCTGCGGCACCGAGGTGCGCACCGCCTCCCTGGTGGCGCGCAACCTCTTCTGGTGCCCCGCCTGCCAGCCCGTCCGGGGCTGACGCCCCGCTCAGACCGGGGGCCGGCCGGGGGACACCACCGAGGGAGCACCCCGGCCGGTCGACTCGGGCCCGAGCGGGGGCCTAGAAGCCGTGCGGCAGCCAGGGGGCGAGGTCACCGCCGAAGGCCACCGCGGCCTCCCGCAGCGCGCCCTGGCGCAGCTCCCGTACGCGTCCGGCCCGCGCCAGCGCGGTCAGCGAGACGCCGCCCAGGTAGGCCGCGCCCAGTTCGCGCACCGACAGCGCCAGGTCCGCGGCGTCCGTCGTCCGCTCGCACGTGGCGCCCTTGGTGTCGCCGCCGAGCCGCCAGCGGCCCTCGTTCCACGGGCAGAAGGGGTCCGAGACGTCCAGCACGACGTCCAGCGGGGCCGCGTAGGTACGGGCCGACAGGGCCGCGCCCACCTCGACCGGGCGCAGCAGCAGGCCTTCCCTGACGCGCACGCCGCAGCGGCGTACGTCGTCGACCAGGTGCAGGACCGGGTCGTCGGCGGGACGGTTGCGCGCGGTGATGCGGCAGGTGAGGTCGATGCCGAACAGGTAGCGCCACAGCGCGGCATATGTGTCCGGATCCAGTGCCTCCAGGTCGCGCAGCACCACCGTTCCGTCCGGTCCGGCCGCGTTCCAGGCGGACTTCACCGCGTACCGCGTGTAGCCCCGCACCTCTCCGTCGCGTTCGGCGACCACGCAGAGCAGTTTCGACGCGCCGTCGCGGAACGCCTCCGGGTCGAGCACGCCCTTGCGCTCCCAGTTCGGCCGCCGCTCCAGCATGCCGGGCCGGGTGGGCACCAGCCGCCCGTAGACCTGCTCGCAGGCCGCCAGGGCCTCCTGCGGGTCGGCGAAGCGCAGCGTGACCTCGTCGGCGCCCGCGGGGACGGTGAGGCCCGCCCGCAGGGTGTCGACCTCCAGGGCCGTCTGGCGGGTGGCGACCTCGTAGCCGTACCGGCCGTAGATCGCCGGCTCGGACGCCGTGAGCACCGCGAGGGGCTCGCCCAGTTCGTGCACCTCGTCCAGCTGCCGCCGCATCATCGAGGTCAGCAGCCCGCGTCGGCGGTGCGTCGAGGCGACGCTGACCATGGTGACGCCGGCCGCCGGGACGACGGCGCCGCCCGGCACCGCCATGCGGAAGGAGAACGCCCCCGCGGTGCCGACGACCTCCGCGCCGTCCCAGGCCGCGATCGACCGGGTGAGTTCGGTCACCCCGCGGTCGAACTCCCGCTCCTCCGTCGGCCAGACCGCGCTGCCGAACGCGCGTTCCAGCGTGCTGAACCACTCGTCCCACTGTTCGGACTCGAGAACCCGCAACTCCACCGTCATGTGCCCTGCCTACCAGTCGCCCCAAGGACGGGCGAACGGTTTTCGCCGGTCGTGGCGGCGAATCGGCGCACCATGAGGGGCACCTCCGATGCGGAGAACGGGTGAGGGTGGATAGGGTCGCCGGGAACATGGCACGACGCCCGGTAGGAGACGGATTCGGGGCCCGGTGGCGCAGGACGGTCCACCGGGCCCGCGTAGGCCTGCGCAAATCCGCCGTGGACTACTTCCGCGGCGACGCGGCCGACTGGCTGGCCCTGACCGTCCTGACGATCAGCGTCCCGCTGATCGCCTGGGCCACGGTGCTGGCGCCGCAATGGTGCCCGCCCACCACCCTGGTGCTGCCCGTCCTCGTCGGCGGCCTGCTGCTGCGCCCCTCCAGCCTCCTGCTGCTGTACGGGGCGAGCGCCGCCGCGATGGTCGTGGAGTCCGCCGTCCTCGGCCCGTACCGCGACGGCGTCGGCCGGGTGACGCCGGGCACCGTGCTGGTGGTGGCGGCCGTGGCGCTGGCCGGGCTGATCGTCGCGCAGTTCCGCGCCCGGGTCGGCGTGCCCTGGATGCGCGGCGGCACGATGCTCTTCGACCTGCGCGAGCGCATCCGGGTGCAGAGCAGGCTGCCGAGGCTGCCCGACGGCTGGCACGCCGAGATGGCGCTGCGGCCGGCCGGCGGCCAGTCCTTCTCCGGCGACTTCGTGGTGGCCACCCGCACCTCGGGCGGGCGGATCCTGGAGGCCGTCCTCACCGACGTGTCGGGCAAGGGCATGGACGCCGGCTCCCGCGCCCTGCTGCTCTCCGGCGCCTTCGGCGGCCTGCTCGGCTCACTGCCGCCGCACGCCTTCCTCACCGCCGCCAACGGCTACCTGCTCCGGCAGAACTGGGACGAGGGCTTCGCCACCTCGGTCCACCTGGTGCTGGACGTGGAGACCGGCGACTACGAGCTGCTCTCCGCGGGCCACCTGCCGGGCATGCAGCTCAGCGCGGGCACCGGCCGCTGGGAGGAGAAGGCGGCCGAGGGCCCGCTGCTGGGGGTGTACGACGGCGCCGAGTTCAACAGCGTGAAGGGCACGCTGCGCTCCGGCGACGTCCTGCTGCTCTTCACCGACGGCCTGGTCGAGGCCGCCGGCCGCGACCTCACCGAAGGCATCGACCGGCTCATCGGCGAGGCCGACCGGTACGTCGCGCACGGCTTCCGCGGCGCGGCCTGGCAGCTGATCGAGGCGGTCGCCAAGGACGTCAACGACGACCGCGCCCTGCTCATCGTGTGCCGGGACTAGCCGCCGGCCGGAACGCCCAGGACATCTTCGGCTCCATCGCGAAGCGGAACAGCCGCTGCACCGGCGGGGTGCACAGCGCGGTGACCACCACGACGGCGATCGCGGTCACCGCGACCTGGCCCAGCGGGGTGTGGACCCAGTTGTGGTCGTACCAGCTGCCGAAGCGCGAGCCCTTGGCGAGGAAGCCGTGCAGCAGGTACCCGTAGAGCGTGCCGGCGCCGAGGGCCGTGAACCACATGCGGCGGCGCGGCACCCAGGCGAAGAAGCACACCGTCAGCGCCAGGGAGCAGCAGAACAGCGCCAGCGTCATGACCGGCCCCGTCCACCAGGGCGCGCCCAGCTCCTGGGCGCTCGTGCGGTGGTAGAGCCAGGCCCGGTTCAGCCGGGGCACCACCCAGTAGGAGACGACCAGCGCGGCGAGCCCCACAGGAACGGACAGCACGCGCACCACCCGGCGCCGGGCGAGGTGGAAGTGCTCCGCCTTCAGGCACATGCCGAGCACGAAGAACGGCAGGAACTGCAGGACGCGCTGGAGTTCCAGGTCGGCGCCGATGGTCGAGGTGACGGATGCCAGGGCCGCGATCACCAGGGCGACCGCGACCGGCTGCCGGACGATCCGCCAGATGGGGGCGGTGAGGCGCCAGATGAAGAGGGCGGCGAGGAACCAGGTGAGGTACCAGGGGTCGAGCAGGCTCAGCGGTTGCGGCGCCGCGTCGTCGGCCCAGTTCCGGAAGAGCGAGTAGGCGGCCTCGAAGAGCAGGTACGGGACGGCGACGCCGGTGATCAGTCTCCTGACGCGGTCCGGACGGGCGTCGAAACTCTTCGAGAAGTAGCCGGAGATGACGATGAAGGCCGGCATGTGGAACGCGTACACGAGGATGTAGAGCGCGCCGGCGGCCCTGCTGTGCCCGGTGAGCGGTTCCCAGGCGTGGCCCATCGCGACCAGGACGATCGCGAGGTACTTGGCGTTGTCGAAGAACGGGTCGCGCCCGGCGGAGGGTACGGAGGCCGTGGCGGGCGTGGCGGACCCCGCGGGGGCGGCCGGCCCGGGGCCGGGGGCGGCCTCCTTGCGGGGGGCGGGGAGAACGGAATTCCCGGTCTGGGTCCTGCCGGGGGACAGGCTGTTCGTGCGGTGGGGCTGGAACATCTGATGCACCATAGCGGGCGCCTCTGCCTGAGTAAATTCTCGATCGGAATGGCGGTAGCGGCGCTGCTACCCCGGAATGCATGTGTCATGCCACTGTCCGTTCCATGACGCTATGGGCGGTCATATAAGGGTTGAACAGGGCATATCGGCAGACGGGTTGGAGTCTGTGCAGGTTTTTTGATGATCGTTTGTGTGGCAAGTGCATGTGCGGGGAAATAGCTTGGGGGAAATTCACTCGAACGTGCCGTGCAATTGCGAGATTAGCCTCATCCGAAGTGATCAGAAGTGATCGCGATGTCCTGCGTCACAGGTGTGCGACCCCGGCGCGCGGGGAAGGGGTGTCCCGCGGGGTCACGGTGTCGGTGGCAGGTGGCACGATGGACGTCGCGGGGGTGCGGCTGCGTGGCTCCCCCCGGAACGGTGAGGCGTCAGACCGAGGATGTGATCCCCAGTGGCCATCTCCCTGTCCGTGGTGCTGTTGTTGGCGATCATCATGATCGTCCTGATAAGGGGCAAGACGCTCAAGGTCGGTCCGGCCATCGTTGCCGCGCTCTTCGGCTTCTTCCTTGCCTCCACGGGCATGGCGCCGGCGATCAACAAGTTCCTCGACTCGTTGGCGGACACCATCAACCAGATAAACCTCTGAGCGGTCCCCGTCACAGGTCACCCGTCACCCGGCGCGGTGGCCGCGCCGGGTGACGGGGAGTCAGGCGACGGCCGGTGTGCGGTCCTCGGCCGTCCCGATGATGCGGCGCAGCGTGGCGGCCCGCTCCTGCGGGCCCCGGGCGGACAGCAACGCCGTCAGTACGGCGATGCGGGCCTGCCCCGCGCGCAACGTCCCGGCCAGCACACCGCCGGCCGCGGCGAGGTCCACCGCGCCGCCCCCGGTGTACATCGGCGCCACCGGCCCGGCCGCCACCCGGGTGCTCACGGCGACCAGCACCCCGGCCTCCACCGCGCGGCGCACCGCCGCCACGAAATCGGGCGTCGCGTTGCCCGCGCCGGTGCCGACCAGCACGATGCCCTCGGCCCCCGCGCCCAGTGCGGCCTCGAAGAGCACGGGGTCGGCGTCCACGTGGTGCATCACGACGTCGACGCGCGGCGCCGCGACACGTGCGTCCGGCAGCGGCAGCGCCGCGGCACGCGGCCGCGGGGCGCCCCAGGCGATCTCGCCGAACTTCACCCGTCCCAGCGGCCGGCCCGAGGGGTCGGCGAAGGCCTGGACGTCCAGGGTGTGTGCCTTGACCGTGCCCCGGGCGGCGTGCACGAAGCCGCCGAAGGCGATGACCACGCCGATGTCCTCGCCGGTCGCGGCGGTCAGCAGCGCGTCGTAGAGGTTGCCCGCGGCGTCCCCGTCCACGGCGTCCAGCGGGAGCTGGGCGCCGGTGAAGACCACCGGGCGCCGGTCGTCGTGGTGGAGGTCCAGGAGGAAGGCGGACTCCTCCATGGTGTCGGTGCCGTGGGTCACCACGACGCCGTCCACGGCCGGGTCCGCCAGCACCTCGTGGACCGTCCGCAGCAGTTCCAGCTGGTGGGCGGAGGTCAGCCGCGAGCTGTTCACGGTGAACAGGTCGCGCACGGTCACCTCGACGCCCTCGGGGATCGCGCCCGCCGCCAGCACCTCGTGGCCGGCGGCCTCGGCCGCGTACCCGGCCCCCTGCCACCGGCTGGCGATCGTGCCGCCGGTGCCGATCACGACGATGTGCTTCACGTGTCCCTCACTCGTGCGTTCGCCTGACCTCTCCGCAGCAAGGATATGCGGTGAACCCCGGCATCGGATTGCCAATCAGCCCGCGTAGATCGGCCAGATGTGGTATCTATCGCCCCCATGGATGCCATCGACAGAAGAATCTTGCGCGAGCTCCAGGCCGACGGCCGGCTCACCAACCAGGAACTGGCCGCCCGCGTCGGCCTCACCCCCTCCCCGTGCCTGCGCAGGGTGCGCCAGCTGGAGGAGGACGGGGTGATCCAGAGCTACCGGGCCGTCGTCGACCCGGCTGCCGTCGGCCGCGGCTTCGAGGTCTTCGCCTCCGTCGAGGTACGGAGGGACCGCGAGTCCGTCGCCGCCTTCGAG includes:
- a CDS encoding Lrp/AsnC family transcriptional regulator, with translation MDAIDRRILRELQADGRLTNQELAARVGLTPSPCLRRVRQLEEDGVIQSYRAVVDPAAVGRGFEVFASVEVRRDRESVAAFEEQVQAIPDIVEAYRLYGAPGCLLRIAVADSDAYERFWTEKLIALPGVSEVNSQMIMKRIKGPKGVPVG